In Sciurus carolinensis chromosome 13, mSciCar1.2, whole genome shotgun sequence, a genomic segment contains:
- the LOC124962890 gene encoding translation initiation factor IF-2-like: protein MPVEATTAPKEAVNRKCPYCSAEIPTPNPPAVTLGGPLGAHWRRDKKVPRFSTPTSGTRARPPNAPQPEVRARPPPRALLRVAQPVPPGSGEDSTPGTSRSTWSRGTALQRLPKGLGYFPNSRTPPRTSPSRPRSYRPAGGSRHPCRGFRRATLPRGDHYLSGKTPNSSRGHAPLSPTPAGATCDPSRALGTPPRQRQFFTGQKCPGASRDSRLRAPRPAPAARAASAPRSRTARPGTHRQLGRRSGEARGGPGKTQYGRAPQLLPVASSSRLREDAATSRQRQLRWRPRQHHIPLRLASSPSSPRPAAMATRRLGDWPRPLFRPRLPRPPRRGLGPPIPVPSHLLRKGRLRQRPGPRMADKELKLRKIARQIHGQ from the exons GGTAGAGGCAACCACAGCCCCAAAAGAGGCGGTGAACAGGAAGTGTCCATATTGCAGCGCTGAAATACCAACTCCCAACCCGCCAGCAGTTACCCTTGGAGGCCCCCTGGGCGCCCACTGGAGGAGGGACAAGAAGGTGCCCCGGTTCAGCACCCCGACATCCGGGACCCGCGCACGTCCACCCAACGCCCCGCAGCCCGAAGTTCGCGCCCGGCCGCCTCCCCGGGCACTACTTCGCGTGGCCCAGCCAGTCCCGCCTGGGTCGGGCGAGGACTCCACGCCCGGCACGTCTCGCTCCACTTGGAGCCGGGGAACGGCGTTGCAAAGGCTCCCGAAGGGCTTGGGGTACTTCCCCAACAGCAGAACGCCCCCACGGACGAGCCCTAGTCGCCCTCGGAGCTACCGCCCAGCCGGGGGGAGCCGACACCCATGCCGCGGTTTCCGCCGCGCGACACTCCCTCGGGGCGATCACTACCTCTCAGGAAAAACTCCTAACTCCTCGCGGGGCCACGCTCCCCTCAGTCCGACACCAGCGGGAGCCACATGCGACCCGAGCCGCGCGCTGGGGACACCCCCGCGCCAGCGCCAATTCTTCACGGGACAAAAATGTCCCGGCGCGTCACGGGACAGCCGCCTCCGCGCCCCACGCCCGGCGCCGGCCGCACGCGCTGCCTCCGCGCCCCGGAGCCGCACCGCTCGGCCCGGGACTCACCGTCAGCTCGGCCGCCGCAGCGGGGAAGCGAGGGGTGGGCCGGGAAAGACACAATATGGCAGAGCACCGCAGCTGCTCCCTGTGGCTTCCAGCAGCCGCCTCCGGGAAGACGCGGCAACAAGCAGGCAGCGGCAGCTGCGGTGGCGGCCGCGGCAGCACCACATCCCCCTCCGGCTcgcttcctccccctcctccccccgcCCCGCTGCCATGGCAACGCGGCGCCTAGGAGATTGGCCCCGCCCCCTCTTCCGTCCCCGCCTCCCGCGACCCCCACGGAGAGGGCTCGGCCCTCCCATCCCcgtcccctcccacctccttcgGAAGGGACGACTCCGACAGCGCCCGGGGCCCAGAATGGCAG ataaagaaCTAAAGCTTAGAAAAATAGCCCGTCAAATACATG